A window of the Gossypium arboreum isolate Shixiya-1 chromosome 2, ASM2569848v2, whole genome shotgun sequence genome harbors these coding sequences:
- the LOC108472464 gene encoding ras-related protein RHN1 isoform X1 — translation MARPGTRIIQAKLVLVGDMGTGKTSLVLRFVKGQFFHHQEATVGAAFFTQILSVSEATVKFDIWDTAGQERYHSLAPMYYRGAAAAIVVYDISTMDTFARAKKWVQELQKQGEEDAVMTLSVHTKLCFLDTVPDLLLSCLVYLCISCLILGGNPKLVMALVGNKSDLDSKREVQVEEGEEFAQENGMLFMETSAKTAENVNELFYEIAKKLATASPPNPSGVTLNHDETQERRGKLFCCIG, via the exons ATGGCAAGACCTGGTACCAGGATCATACAAGCCAAGCTG GTGCTTGTAGGAGACATGGGAACAGGCAAAACCAGCTTGGTACTAAGATTTGTGAAAGGCCAGTTTTTCCATCACCAG GAAGCAACGGTAGGAGCAGCCTTTTTCACTCAGATATTATCAGTAAGTGAAGCCACTGTAAAGTTTGACATTTGGGATACAGCGGGACAAGAAAGATACCATAGTTTAGCTCCCATGTATTATCGAGGTGCTGCTGCTGCCATTGTTGTTTATGATATCTCAACCATG GACACCTTTGCACGAGCAAAGAAATGGGTTCAAGAACTGCAAAAACAAGGTGAGGAAGATGCTGTTATGACACTTTCAGTTCATACTAAGTTATGTTTTCTAGACACTGTGCCTGACTTGCTCCTGTCATGCCTCGTTTATTTGTGTATATCATGTCTGATATTGGGAG GAAATCCAAAGTTAGTGATGGCTCTGGTGGGAAACAAGTCAGACTTGGACTCAAAAAGAGAGGTTCAAGTTGAG GAAGGAGAAGAATTTGCTCAAGAAAATGGTATGCTTTTCATGGAAACATCAGCAAAAACTGCAGAGAATGTGAATGAGCTCTTCTATGAAATAG CTAAGAAGTTGGCAACAGCTTCCCCTCCCAACCCATCAGGGGTAACTCTAAACCATGACGAAACACAGGAAAGAAGAGGAAAGCTATTTTGTTGCATAGGTTGA
- the LOC108472464 gene encoding ras-related protein RHN1 isoform X3: MARPGTRIIQAKLVLVGDMGTGKTSLVLRFVKGQFFHHQEATVGAAFFTQILSVSEATVKFDIWDTAGQERYHSLAPMYYRGAAAAIVVYDISTMDTFARAKKWVQELQKQGNPKLVMALVGNKSDLDSKREVQVEEGEEFAQENGMLFMETSAKTAENVNELFYEIAKKLATASPPNPSGVTLNHDETQERRGKLFCCIG, translated from the exons ATGGCAAGACCTGGTACCAGGATCATACAAGCCAAGCTG GTGCTTGTAGGAGACATGGGAACAGGCAAAACCAGCTTGGTACTAAGATTTGTGAAAGGCCAGTTTTTCCATCACCAG GAAGCAACGGTAGGAGCAGCCTTTTTCACTCAGATATTATCAGTAAGTGAAGCCACTGTAAAGTTTGACATTTGGGATACAGCGGGACAAGAAAGATACCATAGTTTAGCTCCCATGTATTATCGAGGTGCTGCTGCTGCCATTGTTGTTTATGATATCTCAACCATG GACACCTTTGCACGAGCAAAGAAATGGGTTCAAGAACTGCAAAAACAAG GAAATCCAAAGTTAGTGATGGCTCTGGTGGGAAACAAGTCAGACTTGGACTCAAAAAGAGAGGTTCAAGTTGAG GAAGGAGAAGAATTTGCTCAAGAAAATGGTATGCTTTTCATGGAAACATCAGCAAAAACTGCAGAGAATGTGAATGAGCTCTTCTATGAAATAG CTAAGAAGTTGGCAACAGCTTCCCCTCCCAACCCATCAGGGGTAACTCTAAACCATGACGAAACACAGGAAAGAAGAGGAAAGCTATTTTGTTGCATAGGTTGA
- the LOC108472464 gene encoding ras-related protein RHN1 isoform X2 → MGTGKTSLVLRFVKGQFFHHQEATVGAAFFTQILSVSEATVKFDIWDTAGQERYHSLAPMYYRGAAAAIVVYDISTMDTFARAKKWVQELQKQGEEDAVMTLSVHTKLCFLDTVPDLLLSCLVYLCISCLILGGNPKLVMALVGNKSDLDSKREVQVEEGEEFAQENGMLFMETSAKTAENVNELFYEIAKKLATASPPNPSGVTLNHDETQERRGKLFCCIG, encoded by the exons ATGGGAACAGGCAAAACCAGCTTGGTACTAAGATTTGTGAAAGGCCAGTTTTTCCATCACCAG GAAGCAACGGTAGGAGCAGCCTTTTTCACTCAGATATTATCAGTAAGTGAAGCCACTGTAAAGTTTGACATTTGGGATACAGCGGGACAAGAAAGATACCATAGTTTAGCTCCCATGTATTATCGAGGTGCTGCTGCTGCCATTGTTGTTTATGATATCTCAACCATG GACACCTTTGCACGAGCAAAGAAATGGGTTCAAGAACTGCAAAAACAAGGTGAGGAAGATGCTGTTATGACACTTTCAGTTCATACTAAGTTATGTTTTCTAGACACTGTGCCTGACTTGCTCCTGTCATGCCTCGTTTATTTGTGTATATCATGTCTGATATTGGGAG GAAATCCAAAGTTAGTGATGGCTCTGGTGGGAAACAAGTCAGACTTGGACTCAAAAAGAGAGGTTCAAGTTGAG GAAGGAGAAGAATTTGCTCAAGAAAATGGTATGCTTTTCATGGAAACATCAGCAAAAACTGCAGAGAATGTGAATGAGCTCTTCTATGAAATAG CTAAGAAGTTGGCAACAGCTTCCCCTCCCAACCCATCAGGGGTAACTCTAAACCATGACGAAACACAGGAAAGAAGAGGAAAGCTATTTTGTTGCATAGGTTGA
- the LOC108472464 gene encoding ras-related protein RHN1 isoform X4, producing the protein MYYRGAAAAIVVYDISTMDTFARAKKWVQELQKQGEEDAVMTLSVHTKLCFLDTVPDLLLSCLVYLCISCLILGGNPKLVMALVGNKSDLDSKREVQVEEGEEFAQENGMLFMETSAKTAENVNELFYEIAKKLATASPPNPSGVTLNHDETQERRGKLFCCIG; encoded by the exons ATGTATTATCGAGGTGCTGCTGCTGCCATTGTTGTTTATGATATCTCAACCATG GACACCTTTGCACGAGCAAAGAAATGGGTTCAAGAACTGCAAAAACAAGGTGAGGAAGATGCTGTTATGACACTTTCAGTTCATACTAAGTTATGTTTTCTAGACACTGTGCCTGACTTGCTCCTGTCATGCCTCGTTTATTTGTGTATATCATGTCTGATATTGGGAG GAAATCCAAAGTTAGTGATGGCTCTGGTGGGAAACAAGTCAGACTTGGACTCAAAAAGAGAGGTTCAAGTTGAG GAAGGAGAAGAATTTGCTCAAGAAAATGGTATGCTTTTCATGGAAACATCAGCAAAAACTGCAGAGAATGTGAATGAGCTCTTCTATGAAATAG CTAAGAAGTTGGCAACAGCTTCCCCTCCCAACCCATCAGGGGTAACTCTAAACCATGACGAAACACAGGAAAGAAGAGGAAAGCTATTTTGTTGCATAGGTTGA
- the LOC108473905 gene encoding protein ALTERED PHOSPHATE STARVATION RESPONSE 1, whose amino-acid sequence MGCSQSRIENEEAVARCKERKQFMKEAVAARNAFAAAHSAYAMSLKNTGAALSDYAHGEVQNPNLPSPPGPSFVGPPPPLPPQPPPVLPPPPPPVSLSGEPVVPIQRSASMPIQMPLKGKQRETSTTTIMEDDEEDDDLDAGGSLVKRKSRNYRGSGSGGRSRREVEEEEEEEDEEEEIVTSTTVQARAMQSQPPQDSPYYYFFPTEGSVPGPSLGVVEEMRVDNGEVERKVFEEMPARIEEEEVVEEEKLREEEVVVDKGLKTPVEVEKPVPPMSGVGKGSKKGGKMGVGSTVEKRLGKGSFNLLQVFTELDDHFLKASKSAHEVSKLLEATRLHYHSNFADNRGHLDHSQRVMRVITWNRSFKGPKLDNADNANDDFDSEDNETHATVLDKMLAWEKKLYDEVKAGELMKFEYQRKVATLNKLKKRGTNSEALEKAKAAVSHLHTRYIVDMQSMDSTVSEINRLRDEQLYPKLVDLVEKMVIMWETMREEHDSQCRIADILRDHLDLSQSPKETSEHHHERTFQLLAIVQDWHMQFCKLIDHQKEYIKALNNWLRLNLIPIESSLKEKGSSPPRVESPPIQRLILAWQDKLDKLPDEIARTAINNFAHVIDAIMQHQRDEMKLKEKCEESRKELAKKQRQFEDWYNKYMQRRTPEELDPTRTDDNPNNDAVTERQFMVEAVKRRLGEEEEAYRILCIQVREKSLVSLKTRLPELFRAMSTIAVACSKMYGELRAISHSRNPNHSS is encoded by the exons ATGGGTTGTTCGCAGTCGAGGATCGAGAACGAAGAAGCCGTTGCCCGATGCAAAGAGCGGAAACAATTCATGAAAGAAGCGGTTGCCGCCCGCAACGCCTTTGCCGCCGCCCACTCTGCTTATGCCATGTCGTTAAAGAACACTGGCGCCGCCTTAAGCGATTACGCCCACGGTGAGGTCCAGAACCCAAATCTCCCTTCTCCCCCTGGCCCCTCCTTCGTCGGTCCTCCCCCTCCTCTGCCGCCGCAACCTCCTCCTGTCTTACCTCCGCCTCCTCCTCCCGTCAGTCTTTCCGGCGAGCCGGTCGTTCCGATCCAACGCTCCGCTAGTATGCCCATACAGATGCCCTTGAAAGGAAAGCAAAGGGAGACGTCGACCACCACCATCATGGAAGATGACGAGGAGGACGATGACCTGGACGCCGGTGGTTCGTTGGTTAAGCGAAAATCCCGGAATTATAGGGGAAGTGGTAGTGGCGGTAGGAGTAGGAGAGAggtggaggaggaggaggaggaagaggACGAAGAGGAGGAAATAGTGACGTCTACCACCGTTCAGGCGCGTGCAATGCAATCACAGCCGCCCCAGGATTCGCCTTACTATTACTTCTTTCCCACGGAAGGTAGTGTACCTGGACCAAGTTTAGGGGTGGTGGAAGAAATGAGGGTGGATAACGGGGAGGTTGAAAGGAAGGTATTTGAGGAAATGCCGGCAAGAATTGAGGAGGAAGAGGTGGTGGAGGAGGAGAAGCTGAGGGAGGAGGAGGTGGTTGTGGACAAGGGACTGAAGACGCCAGTGGAGGTGGAGAAGCCGGTGCCACCGATGTCTGGGGTAGGGAAAGGGAGCAAGAAGGGTGGGAAAATGGGGGTTGGTAGTACAGTAGAGAAGAGGTTGGGTAAGGGGAGTTTTAATTTGTTGCAGGTGTTTACTGAGCTTGATGATCATTTCTTGAAGGCCTCAAAGAGTGCGCATGAGGTTTCCAAGTTATTGGAAGCTACTAGGTTGCATTATCACTCTAATTTTGCTGATAATCGAG GACACCTTGATCACTCGCAGAGAGTAATGCGTGTTATTACTTGGAACCGTTCCTTTAAAGGACCTAAATTAGACAATGCTGATAACGCAAACGATGACTTTGATTCAGAGGATAATGAGACTCATGCCACTGTGTTGGATAAAATGCTTGCATGGGAAAAAAAGCTTTATGATGAAGTGAag GCTGGTGAGCTCATGAAGTTTGAGTACCAAAGGAAGGTTGCCACTCTAAATAAACTAAAGAAACGAGGTACCAATTCTGAGGCACTCGAAAAGGCAAAAGCAGCAGTAAGTCATCTACACACCAGATATATTGTCGACATGCAATCCATGGATTCTACAGTTTCAGAGATAAATCGATTACGAGATGAGCAGCTCTATCCAAAACTCGTTGACCTCGTCGAGAA GATGGTGATAATGTGGGAAACCATGAGAGAAGAACATGACAGCCAATGTAGGATAGCGGATATACTGAGGGATCATCTGGACCTCTCTCAATCGCCAAAGGAAACAAGCGAGCATCACCATGAGCGTACGTTCCAGCTGTTAGCGATTGTACAGGATTGGCACATGCAGTTTTGTAAGCTTATAGACCACCAGAAAGAGTATATAAAAGCCCTGAATAATTGGTTAAGGCTAAATCTCATTCCCATCGAAAGCAGCCTGAAGGAGAAAGGTTCTTCACCTCCAAGGGTTGAAAGTCCACCTATTCAGAGGCTTATCCTTGCTTGGCAGGACAAACTTGACAAACTTCCAGATGAGATTGCGAGAACTGCTATTAATAACTTTGCTCACGTGATTGACGCTATCATGCAGCATCAACGAGATGAAATGAAGCTGAAGGAAAAATGCGAGGAATCTCGGAAAGAGCTCGCAAAGAAGCAACGGCAGTTTGAGGATTGGTACAATAAATATATGCAGCGAAGAACACCGGAGGAGTTGGATCCAACGAGGACAGACGACAACCCTAACAATGATGCTGTTACTGAAAGGCAATTTATGGTGGAAGCAGTGAAAAGGAGGTTGGGAGAAGAGGAAGAGGCGTACAGGATTTTATGTATTCAGGTGAGGGAGAAGTCTTTAGTGAGCCTTAAAACTCGGTTGCCAGAGCTCTTCAGAGCAATGTCAACTATTGCCGTTGCTTGTTCAAAAATGTATGGGGAGTTAAGGGCCATATCGCATTCAAGGAATCCAAATCATAGCTCATAA
- the LOC108472894 gene encoding uncharacterized protein LOC108472894 has translation MFDLFLKPKFYSRCKSALRVNKVRLETIKKKRNAVEKYLKKDIADLLRNRLYYNAYGRTEGLLVEQNRTTCYKFIEQFSELILKHVSAMQKQSECPEECKGAVSSLIYAAARFADLPELRTLRTLFTEKYGNSLEPYINQEFVQKLQGEPPTKEMKLQLMHVIAKEFSIEWDSKALEQKLFKLPSSEQKEAQNKSLNECGDHGYKLNGSKNDTIKKSNNHIDENGLSNMQEYGKPIRNEMDRTSCPRKEVADAKLKQHRSSSSEGAFEKSNNHDDDNRMRNIKEYGRLKRNEKDLTSHTRKEVADDKKLHSSSEGELTDQDILKTSSTSEASVSDDGTENRKPFYYRFISPPSVKPSVNFGKEKNSTEELKAPSGNIDAEEINKPDDSAVESKPKPRSVRTRRLKPPPDLGVG, from the exons ATGTTTGATTTGTTTTTGAAGCCAAAGTTCTATTCAAGATG TAAATCGGCATTAAGGGTTAATAAGGTGCGATTGGAGACtataaagaagaagagaaatgcgGTGGAGAAGTATTTGAAGAAAGATATCGCTGACCTTCTCAGGAACCGTCTTTATTATAATGCTTATGGAAGG ACTGAAGGTCTTCTGGTCGAGCAAAACAGAACCACCTGCTACAAATTCATCGAGCAGTTTTCGGAGCTCATCTTGAAGCATGTCTCTGCAATGCAAAAGCAGAG TGAGTGCCCTGAGGAATGCAAAGGAGCTGTATCATCTCTAATATATGCTGCAGCCCGATTTGCTGATTTGCCTGAACTACGCACCCTCCGAACGTTATTTACCGAGAAATATGGAAATTCCTTAGAACCCTATATAAATCAAGAG TTTGTGCAGAAGCTACAGGGAGAGCCTCCTACGAAAGAGATGAAGCTTCAATTGATGCATGTCATAGCAAAAGAGTTTTCGATTGAATGGGACTCGAAGGCTTTGGAACAGAAACTGTTTAAGCTACCTTCTTCAGAACAA AAGGAAGCCCAGAACAAGTCATTAAATGAATGCGGTGATCACGGATACAAGTTGAACGGAAGCAAGAATGATACCATAAAGAAAAGCAACAATCATATTGATGAGAATGGATTAAGTAACATGCAAGAGTACGGGAAGCCAATAAGAAATGAAATGGACCGCACTTCTTGTCCAAGAAAGGAGGTCGCAGATGCTAAACTGAAGCAGCATAGAAGCAGTAGCAGTGAGGGGGCTTTCGAGAAAAGCAACAATCATGATGATGATAACAGAATGAGAAACATAAAAGAGTACGGGAGGctgaaaagaaatgaaaaagaccTTACTTCTCATACAAGAAAGGAGGTCGCTGATGATAAGAAGCTGCATAGTAGTAGTGAGGGTGAATTGACTGATCAAGATATCCTGAAGACTAGTTCTACTTCGGAAGCTAGTGTTTCAGACGATGGTACAGAAAACAGGAAGCCTTTTTACTATAGATTTATTTCTCCCCCCTCTGTCAAGCCATCGGTCAATTTCGGAAAGGAAAAAAACAGCACTGAGGAGCTTAAAGCACCAAGTGGTAATATAGATGCTGAGGAAATCAATAAACCGGATGATTCAGCTGTTGAAAGTAAGCCAAAACCAAGGTCAGTTAGGACGAGACGTTTGAAACCACCACCAGATCTGGGGGTTGGCTGA